DNA sequence from the Aminivibrio sp. genome:
CGTGATCAAGCGTGTGCTCCGGATGATCACCACGGGGGTAGGGAACAGGGAGTCCCTCCGGCGGATGGTGGCTTCCGTCCCCATTACCGTGGCGGACGGAGAGAAGCTCCTGGCGGCCAAAAGCTTGAGGGACGTGCTGGAGTCCCTTCGGGGGTACCCTCTGTACGACATCCTCGCCGAGCCGCTGAAACGGGCGGAGAAGGAGGGAGGCACCCTCTTCCGGCCCAAGATGGCCATGGATGTCTTCTTTCTCACCCGAATACTATCGAAGGGGAAAAAGCTCCCCGGGAGCGAAGGACGGGGCGTCCGGCAGATTTTCGGCACACGGGCGGACCTGATCAACATGTACTGGATCTACCGGAGCCGACGGTTCTTCTCCCTCACGCCGGAGGAGGCCCTCGGCCTGACGCTGCCGGTGCGCTACAAGCTGAATTTCGATACGCTGACCTCCTTCGCCTTCGCTCCCGAAGTACCGTCCATGGTGAAGCTGCTCCGGGAGAGTCCCTACGGCGAGGCCTTCCGCACCTCCGGCGGAGACGAGGTTCCGGAGGTGGGAGAGATGGCTCTGGAGCACAACCTGTACCGGATCCTCTGGAGAACGGCGTCGGCCATCTTCCGGTCCGGTTCCGCGGGGGTCCATGTGGTGCTCGCGTACCTGACACTGAGAGAACTGGAGGTGAAGGACCTGTTCACCATTATTGAAGACGTCCGGTACCATTACGACAGGAAAAAGGCCCGGGAATTCCTCATCCATCCCACCGCAGCAGCCTTCGCCGGAAAGGAAAGGGAGGTCGAACCGTCGTGGCTGTAGTGGAAATGATGGGAATGTCCCTTATCGGCCCCCGGCAGGAGATTGAGGCCTTGGCGGCGGAGCTCCTCACTTTGGGAAACTTCGAGCCCGTTCCTCTGGAATTCGCCCTGGAACGGCGCCCCGCATCCCTCTCTTCGGGAGGGGCGCGGATTTCCACCTTCCAGAAGAACCCCTACGACGAGCTCCTGGAGAAGCTGAACTACGTCTGGAGGGAAGCGGGAGCGGAATTTCCCGCCGAACAGGCCTGCAGCCGGGACGTTCCGTCCCTTTCCTGGGAGGAGTGTTCCCAACAGGTGCTCGACGTGGCCAAAAAAATCGACATCTGGAAGAAACGAGCCGAAGACCTGGAGGAAGAGCGGGAAAAACTCATGGCAGCGGGGGCCTTCCTCGACGCCCTGGCCTCGGCGGACCGGGACGTGGAGGAGACACTGAAGACCCGGTATCTTTCCATCACCTTCGGGCGCCTGAACGTGGAAAACTATAAAAAACTCGAGGAGATGTCCGCCGTCATGCCCCTGCTGGTCTTTCCCGTGGTGGCCGAAAAAGGGTATGTGCTCGTCATCATCTTCTGCTCCCGGGACTACCTGGAGGAAGCGGAGAAAATTTTCCGCACGGTCTATCTGAAGGAATACAGGCTCGGCGACCTCTTCGAGGGTGCGGGGGCAAACCTCAGGGAACGGCTTCGGGAGCGGCAGTTCGACTCGGAGAGGGCCATCCGGGCCCTGCAGGAGGCTCCCCGGAATTACCTGGGACGCCGAAGGAAGGAACTGGAGCGGCTCTACTGCACCGTCTACTCCCTCCAGCGGGTCTATGCCCTCTGTCAGAAGCGGGGGGAGATGAGCGACATCTTCGTCCTGTCGGGGGTCATCCCCGCCCCGACGCTGGACAGGGTGGCGGAGCAGGTGGAACGGCTGGGCCCCAACACCCTGCTGCTCACGGAAAAGGGAACGGAGCTGGAAAAGAGGGGCAGACAGCTCCCCACCTTGCTGAAGAACAACTTCCTCGTCCGCACCTTCCAGGAGATCGTGGCCCTCTACAGCCTCCCCTCCTACGGGGAAACGGACCCGACCCTCATAGTGGCGCTGAGCTTCTGCCTCTTTTTCGGCTTCATGTTCGGCGACGTGGGGCACGGCTTTCTTCTCGCCGCAGGGGCATGGTGGCTGGCCCGGAAGGGGATACTCAAAAAAACCTTCGCATCGGTGATCCAGATCGCAGGGGTGTACGCCATGGCCTTCGGCTTTCTCTACGGGAGCGTCTTCGGCTCCGAGGAGATTCTGCCCTCCCTGTGGACATCCCCCATGCACGGCATCTCCGACCTGATACAGACCTCCCTCTTCGTGGGAGTGGTCTTCCTGAGCATGGGGATCATCATCAACATTCTGGCCCTGAAGCGGGAAGGACGGACGGGAAAGATGCTCTTCGACAGCGAGGGAGTGGCCGGCCTGCTTTTCTACTGGACCGCCGCCGTAACGGCCGTCATCGCCTTTACGTCAGACCGGGGGGCCCCGAAACCGCTTCTGATAGTCCTCGGGCTGCTTTTCCTGGTGATTCTCTTCAGCTCGATACTGGAGCGGCTCTTTTTCGGCCCCCAGGAGAAGGACGAGGGCGGTGTGGTCCACACCTTCACGGTGTTTCACGACCTGCTCTCCTTCCTGAGCAACACAGCCTCCTTCGTGCGGCTGGCAGCCTTCGCCCTGAACCACGCGGGACTGTCGGCGGCGGTGTTCATGCTCAGCGACATGGTCCACAGCCTCCCCGGGGGAGCACTCTTCCGGGCGGCGATCCTGGTGCTGGGCAACATTGTCATCGTGGGGCTCGAGGGACTTATCGTCTTCATCCAGACCCTGAGGCTCGAGTATTACGAGTTCTTCAGCAAGTTCTACCACGGCGGCGGCCGTCCCTTCGCCCCCGTGACCTGGAATGAGAAAAAACAAGATTAGACTATCGAGGAGGTACTATTTCATGAGCGGACTTGCACTTATTGCAGGAGGAGCGGCGTTCACCTGCGCTGCCGGATTTTACCTTCGGGGGCGGACGGTGCGCTCTCCCCGGGCTGTCCTTGGAGGGGTCCTTGCCCTCCTGACGATTCTTCTCGCGGCGGGACTCATGATGACCCTGCTATCCTCGCCCTCGGCTGCGGCGGAGACAAACGCCGCTTCCGCCGCATCGGGGCTTGGGTTCCTCGGCGCCAGCCTCGCCACCGGACTGGCCTGCCTGGGTGCGGGCATCGCCGTGGCCGTAGTGGGCGCCGCCGCCCTGGGCGTTGTGGGAGAAAAACCCTCCATGCTTGGAACGACCCTCATCTACCTGGGTCTTGCGGAGGGCATCGCCATCTATGGAGTCATCGTCTCCCTGCTGATCCTGGGCAAGCTGTAGCCCGGAGGCTCCCTGGGACATGAAGGGATTCCTCATCAGCGACAACCACGACTCCCTGGTGCTGCTCCGCCTGGCGGGCATTCCGGGCGTGGAGGTCCACGGGCCGGAGGAGACCGCCGCAGCCCTGGAAGACGTGCTGGCGAACAGGCCGGACGTGGGAGTCCTGGTCATCACCGAGAAGGCCGCCGCCCAGGTTCCCGCCATGGTAAAGACCCTCCGGGAAAAGGGAGAAACCCCTCTCCTGGTGGAGATACCAGACCGCCACGGCAGCATGCGGCAGGGCGATTTTCTGATGCGGTACATCCGCGACGCGATTGGAGTGAAGATAGAATGACCGGTTCCATAGCCGGAGACGGCAGGAATTATGAGGTCCGCAACCCCGAAAAGCTGGTCTCCCTTAAAAATCTGATTCTCAAGAAGGCCGACGACGAGCGGGAAGCTCTCCTGGAATCCGCAAGGCAGGAAGCGGCCTCATGGCTGGCGGAGCAGAGCGCTGCCCTGGACCACATGGTGGAGCAGATCCACACAGAGGCGATGAAGCGGGCGGAGGAGATTTCCAAGCGGCAAATTTCCGGCGCCGAGACGGCCCTGACCAAGGAACGGCTCCGCCTCCAGAACTCCCTCCTCGAAGAGGCGGTAGGGATGCTCCAGAAGGAGCTCACGGCCCTCAGGATTCATCCGTCCTACCCTGCGGTCCTCGCGGGTCTGGCCCTCGAGGCGGCGGAAAAGCTCCCCGCCGGTACGGAGGTCAAAATCCAGCTCGCCTCAGAGGACGAAGCCCTGGGGGAGCCCCTGGCCGCCCGCCTCCGGGAGAAGCGTCCCGATCTCTCCTTCTCCTTCGACCCCAACCCGGCCCCCATCCTGGGCGGGGTCTGGCTCTCCGCACCGGACGGATCGTGGCGTTCCCCCGCCGACTGGCGGGAGGTCATCGCCGAAGTGAAGGATTCTCTCGCCGAGCGAATCCTTTCCATCCTATGAGGAGGCGGCCATGAACTCAGGAAAGATCATCACGGTGAACGGCCCCGTGATCAGGGCGACGGGCATGCGGGACTTCACCATGCGGGAGATGGTCACCGTAGGGCGCCTTTCCCTGCTGGGGGAGATCATCCGCCTCGAAGGAGAGGACGCCCTCGTCCAGGTCTACGAGGATACGGCGGGCCTCACCGTGGGCGAACCGGTGACGGGGTCGGGAAGCCCCCTCTCCATGGCCCTGGGTCCAGGCCTCATGGGCTCCATTTTCGACGGCATCGGCAGGCCCCTGGCCCGCCTTATGGAGAAGGAAGGAGCCTTCGTGACCCGGGGCGTCTCCGTGCCCCAGATCGACCCCGACCGGACCTGGGAGGTCACCCCCCTGGCCAAGGTGGGGGACATCGTCACCCCCGGGGCGGTCCTGGCGTCAGTCAAGGAAACACCCCTGGTGGAACATCGTATTCTCGTGCCCGCGGGGCTGGAGGGGGAAATCCTCTCCCTCCTTCCCGCAGGGTTCCACAGGGCATCGTCGGTGGTGGCGAAGATCCGGGATTCCCGGGGGAAAGAACGGCCCGTTCCCATGATCTCCCGGTGGCCCGTGCGGACTCCCCGTCCCGCAGGCGAGCGTCTTCTTCCCGACGAGCCCCTGCTCACCGGCCAGCGGGTCATCGACGGCCTTTTCCCCCTCTCCAAGGGCGGCGTGGCGGCCATCCCCGGAGGCTTCGGCACGGGAAAGACGGTGACCCAGCACCAGCTCGCCAAGTGGAGCGACGCCCGGATCGTGGTCTATATCGGCTGCGGCGAGCGGGGCAACGAGATGACCCAGGTGCTCGAGGAATTTCCCGTCCTGGAGGATCCCCGCTCGGGACGCCCCCTCATGGAACGCACCATCCTCATCGCCAACACGTCCAACATGCCCGTGGCGGCGCGGGAGGCCTCCATCTACACGGGAATCACCCTGGCGGAGTACTACCGGGACATGGGCTACGACGTGGCCCTTATGGCAGATTCAACATCCCGGTGGGCGGAGGCCCTGAGGGAGATTTCCGGCCGCCTTGGAGAGATTCCCGCCGAGGAGGGATTTCCCGCCTACCTCCCCACCCGGATCGCCGAATTCTACGAGCGGGCGGGAAAGTTCATCACCCTGGGAGGAACCCGGGGCAGCATCTCCATCATCGGCGCCGTCTCCCCTCCGGGCGGCGATTTCACCGAACCGGTGACCCGGCACACCAAGCGGTTCATCCGGTGCTTCTGGGCCCTGGACCAGCAGCTCGCCCGGTCCCGCCACTTCCCCGCCATCAGCTGGATCGATTCCTACAGCGAATACGGCGACGAGGTGAAGGACTGGTACGCCGCCAACGTGGACCCTGCGTGGGCGTCCCTGAGGGAGCGGACCCGGGAGATCCTGGCGGAGGACGACAAGATCCAGCAGATCATCCGCCTCGTGGGCGAGGACGTCCTCCCCGACGACCAGAAGCTTACCGCCCTGACGGCGTCGCTGCTGAAGAACGGCTACCTGCAGCAGGGGGCCTTCGGTCCTGATTCCTACTGCCCGCCGGAGAAGGGGCTGGCCATTCTCGACCTGTTCCTCGGTTTCCATGAGAAGGCGGCCGGTCTGTTGAAGCGGGGATGTCCCCTCTCGCTCCTCAAGGGAATGAAGGAACTGGTGGAGCTGACTCACCTGAGGGAGATCCCTGCGGACAGAAAGGAAGCCTTCGCCGATCTGAAAAAGCGTCTCTTCGAACGGATGGAGACGGTGGACCGGGAGCGCATTGCCCCCGGGAGGGAGGGGTAACCATGGCAATTACTGAATACGTAGGCGTGGAGAGGATCTCAGGCCCCTTCCTGCTCCTGTCGGGCATACCCGGCGTGGGCTACGACGAGATCGCGGACGTGCTCTCCCCGGACGGTGTCGTCCGGAAGGGACGGGTGGTCCTCGTGGACCGGAATTCCACCCTGGTGCAGGTCTTCTCCGGCACGGAGGGTCTGGCCCCTTCCTCCACCGCCGTCCGCTTCCTCGGCCGCGAGCTGGAGATTTCTCTGTCCCCGTCGCTCCTCGGCCGGACCTTCTCGGGGCTGGGCGAACCCAGGGACGGGTGCGGCCCCGTGCTCGGCGGGGTCCGCCGGCCCGTGAACGGGTCGGCCATCAACCCCATGGCCAGGGAGTATCCCCGGGACTTCATCTCCACGGGTATATCGTCCATCGACGTCCTCCTGACCCTGATCCGGGGGCAGAAGCTTCCTATCTTCTCCGGGAACGGCCTGCCCCACAACCAGATGGCGGTGCAGATCGCCACCCAGTCCCGGCTCGTGGGTGCGGAGAACTTCGCCGTGGTCTTCGCCGGCATCGGCATCAAGCACGATGACGCCGCCTATTTCCAGCAGCACCTCTCCTCCCACGGACAGGGAGGGAACCTGGTGCTCTTCCTCAACATGGCGGACGACCCGGTGATCGAACGGATCGCCACCCCGAGGCTGGCCCTCACGGCGGCGGAATACCTCGCCTTCGACATTGGGATGCACGTGCTGGTGATCATGACCGACATGACGAGCTACTGCGAGGCCCTCCGGGAGCTCTCCGTGGCCCGCGGCGAGGTCCCGAGCCGGAAGGGGTACCCCTCCTACCTGTACAGCGACCTGGCCTCCCTCTACGAGCGGGCCGGGGTACTGCGGAACGGCCGGGGGAGCGTCACCCAGATCCCCATCCTCACCATGCCCAACGACGACATCACCCACCCCATCCCCGACCTGACGGGATTCATCACCGAAGGGCAGATTGTCCTCTCCAGGGACCTGGAGGCCCGGGGGATCTACCCTCCAGTGGATGTGCTGCCGAGCCTGTCCCGGCTCATGAAAGACGGCATCGGCAAGGGCTACACCAGGGAGGACCACCCCGACCTCGCTGGGCAGCTCTTCGCGTCCTACAGCAGGGTCCACGACGTACGGTCCCTCGCCGGAGTGGTGGGCGAGGATGAAGTGAGCCCGGCGGACAAGGCGTCCCTGGCCTTCGGCGAGTCTTTCGAGCGGTCCTTCCTCAGCCAGGGGGCGGAGGAAAACCGGGAGATCAGCCAGTCCCTCGACCTGGGGTGGGAACTTCTCTCCTCACTGCCGGTGCAGGAGCTGTCCCGGCTCTCCATGGAGGAGATCGAAAAGTACATCGGGAAAAAAGGCGCATAGACGCGCAGCAAGCAAGGGTCGGGGAGATTTTCCCGGCTCTTGCTTATTGTCTGTCGTCCCGAACGAAGCGCAGGAAATTCCCGGAGGGACGGTCTTCGGATTGCCCTTGCCTTGCCTGTCATCCTGAGGGCAGATCCACACCCGATCGCGCAGCATCCCTGAAGGGGGAGGATCTCGGGGTTGACTCCGGGTTGACTCCGGGTTGACTCGGGGTTGCCTCAAGAGCGGGATCGGGATTCCGAAAAAGCCGGATCCTTCGGCCAAGAAGACCGGCCTCAGGATGACAGCAAGGGCATGACAGCAGGGCCAGACTCCGGCCTCAGGATGGCAAAAACGGGGAGGATCCCTCCCCAACGAAGGTTTCCTAAATAACCTGCCGCTCCCTGAAAAAACGTCCGGGGGCGTCCTGTCCTCGTGCGTCCCGATGGCATCCTAGAACTCCCCGATGTCCATCTCCATCGGGCTGCCGAACCTCTTCCCCATCTCTTTCGCCGGAAGCTGCAGCAGTTCCTTCTCCTTCCCTTCCCCGCAGGCCGCTTCACCTGCCCCCCTGGGAAGCATCGGACGTTCCGCAGGGAAACCAAAAAAATCAGCCCTCGAAGCTAAAACAGAGTGAAAGGTTCGCTAACGTGCCCTCTCACCCTTGTCGAAGGTCATGATGCCCACGCCCAGAATGACCAAGGCACCGCCTGTGATGGCACTCATCTCGGGATTTTCTCCCACAAGAAAAAAGGCAGATATCATTGAGAAAGGCACTTCACTCATGTTCGCAATGGCAACGGCATTACCTGATACACAACGAAGGGCTAAAATAACCAGCCCGTAGGGTACCAGAGTTGTCGCCAGGGCAAGGTACAAAAGAAGCAACCACGCCTTTGGGGGAACCGAAAGCAGGGCACCGAGATTGCCCGATGCAATGTTGAGAATCAGCATGATAACGGCGGCGACAAAAAATGTGCGGGAAAAGAGGCCAAAGCTGTCGTTTTTCCCGGGACCAAAATGGCCGTTCAGAACATACAACGCATAACCCACGGCTCCAGTCAGAGCGGCTGCAACTCCTATCCAGTCGAAAGATCCCGAGAGTCTGGCGCCACCAACAGCCTTCCATACACCTACAATAGCCGATATGAAGGCAATGATTTGGTGGCGCGTTGCCATTCTGCGAACAAAAAACCATGTTCCCAACATGACCCAGCAAGGAGCCGTATAATACAAAACCATCGCGAGTCCCACGGAAATCCGTAAAAAGGCCACGTTCAGGCCAACGCTGCTGGTAACCATCCCTACCGAACCGAGTAGGAAGAGGCCGTTCTTCCAGCTCCAGTCAGGTTTCCTTCTCCGTTGGTAAAGCCGATTTGCCACAATCCACAGGACAATGGCGGGAAGGCCGTAACGAACGAGATTGATGGTTAGAATATCCACACCGTAAGATCCGACGATCCTGAGCACCGGACCTGACGTGCCCCAGAGAAAGGCCGCCGCAAGGGCTAGGAAAAGACCTGAAAGATACATAATACATTCACCACCTGGCAAGACTGCTGGAGTTAAACTCATATCTGGTGTACGGACATTGAAAAAGAAGAGGCGTATCCTGCCGATTGGGCCGGCAAGCTCACAACCGACATTGGAGGGATACGCCATGAAAAAAGTGTACTGCATCCTGCTCTTCCGGTCCAGAGGCTACGGTCAACCTAAATCCGCGCATTTTTCAGGCAGAGGGAGTGTCGCCGGGCATAAGGTGAATTCGCCCTCCCCAGGGGCGAAGAGATTATCCCCTGGGGGAGGGCGCCTGAGGTGAGAGA
Encoded proteins:
- a CDS encoding DMT family transporter, which encodes MQYTFFMAYPSNVGCELAGPIGRIRLFFFNVRTPDMSLTPAVLPGGECIMYLSGLFLALAAAFLWGTSGPVLRIVGSYGVDILTINLVRYGLPAIVLWIVANRLYQRRRKPDWSWKNGLFLLGSVGMVTSSVGLNVAFLRISVGLAMVLYYTAPCWVMLGTWFFVRRMATRHQIIAFISAIVGVWKAVGGARLSGSFDWIGVAAALTGAVGYALYVLNGHFGPGKNDSFGLFSRTFFVAAVIMLILNIASGNLGALLSVPPKAWLLLLYLALATTLVPYGLVILALRCVSGNAVAIANMSEVPFSMISAFFLVGENPEMSAITGGALVILGVGIMTFDKGERAR
- a CDS encoding V-type ATPase 116kDa subunit family protein, with translation MAVVEMMGMSLIGPRQEIEALAAELLTLGNFEPVPLEFALERRPASLSSGGARISTFQKNPYDELLEKLNYVWREAGAEFPAEQACSRDVPSLSWEECSQQVLDVAKKIDIWKKRAEDLEEEREKLMAAGAFLDALASADRDVEETLKTRYLSITFGRLNVENYKKLEEMSAVMPLLVFPVVAEKGYVLVIIFCSRDYLEEAEKIFRTVYLKEYRLGDLFEGAGANLRERLRERQFDSERAIRALQEAPRNYLGRRRKELERLYCTVYSLQRVYALCQKRGEMSDIFVLSGVIPAPTLDRVAEQVERLGPNTLLLTEKGTELEKRGRQLPTLLKNNFLVRTFQEIVALYSLPSYGETDPTLIVALSFCLFFGFMFGDVGHGFLLAAGAWWLARKGILKKTFASVIQIAGVYAMAFGFLYGSVFGSEEILPSLWTSPMHGISDLIQTSLFVGVVFLSMGIIINILALKREGRTGKMLFDSEGVAGLLFYWTAAVTAVIAFTSDRGAPKPLLIVLGLLFLVILFSSILERLFFGPQEKDEGGVVHTFTVFHDLLSFLSNTASFVRLAAFALNHAGLSAAVFMLSDMVHSLPGGALFRAAILVLGNIVIVGLEGLIVFIQTLRLEYYEFFSKFYHGGGRPFAPVTWNEKKQD
- a CDS encoding ATP synthase subunit C; the encoded protein is MSGLALIAGGAAFTCAAGFYLRGRTVRSPRAVLGGVLALLTILLAAGLMMTLLSSPSAAAETNAASAASGLGFLGASLATGLACLGAGIAVAVVGAAALGVVGEKPSMLGTTLIYLGLAEGIAIYGVIVSLLILGKL
- a CDS encoding V-type ATP synthase subunit B, with amino-acid sequence MAITEYVGVERISGPFLLLSGIPGVGYDEIADVLSPDGVVRKGRVVLVDRNSTLVQVFSGTEGLAPSSTAVRFLGRELEISLSPSLLGRTFSGLGEPRDGCGPVLGGVRRPVNGSAINPMAREYPRDFISTGISSIDVLLTLIRGQKLPIFSGNGLPHNQMAVQIATQSRLVGAENFAVVFAGIGIKHDDAAYFQQHLSSHGQGGNLVLFLNMADDPVIERIATPRLALTAAEYLAFDIGMHVLVIMTDMTSYCEALRELSVARGEVPSRKGYPSYLYSDLASLYERAGVLRNGRGSVTQIPILTMPNDDITHPIPDLTGFITEGQIVLSRDLEARGIYPPVDVLPSLSRLMKDGIGKGYTREDHPDLAGQLFASYSRVHDVRSLAGVVGEDEVSPADKASLAFGESFERSFLSQGAEENREISQSLDLGWELLSSLPVQELSRLSMEEIEKYIGKKGA
- a CDS encoding V-type ATP synthase subunit A translates to MNSGKIITVNGPVIRATGMRDFTMREMVTVGRLSLLGEIIRLEGEDALVQVYEDTAGLTVGEPVTGSGSPLSMALGPGLMGSIFDGIGRPLARLMEKEGAFVTRGVSVPQIDPDRTWEVTPLAKVGDIVTPGAVLASVKETPLVEHRILVPAGLEGEILSLLPAGFHRASSVVAKIRDSRGKERPVPMISRWPVRTPRPAGERLLPDEPLLTGQRVIDGLFPLSKGGVAAIPGGFGTGKTVTQHQLAKWSDARIVVYIGCGERGNEMTQVLEEFPVLEDPRSGRPLMERTILIANTSNMPVAAREASIYTGITLAEYYRDMGYDVALMADSTSRWAEALREISGRLGEIPAEEGFPAYLPTRIAEFYERAGKFITLGGTRGSISIIGAVSPPGGDFTEPVTRHTKRFIRCFWALDQQLARSRHFPAISWIDSYSEYGDEVKDWYAANVDPAWASLRERTREILAEDDKIQQIIRLVGEDVLPDDQKLTALTASLLKNGYLQQGAFGPDSYCPPEKGLAILDLFLGFHEKAAGLLKRGCPLSLLKGMKELVELTHLREIPADRKEAFADLKKRLFERMETVDRERIAPGREG
- a CDS encoding V-type ATP synthase subunit F; the encoded protein is MKGFLISDNHDSLVLLRLAGIPGVEVHGPEETAAALEDVLANRPDVGVLVITEKAAAQVPAMVKTLREKGETPLLVEIPDRHGSMRQGDFLMRYIRDAIGVKIE
- a CDS encoding V-type ATPase subunit; the protein is MSFLAAGERAAVTSKARVYRGRLLAPSDYIRLLELETVGEIAAYLKKTEAYSRYITEPSPETMHRGHLEAEITSVPLLEEIPFCRYLGPERSALLRAWGERFDVDVIKRVLRMITTGVGNRESLRRMVASVPITVADGEKLLAAKSLRDVLESLRGYPLYDILAEPLKRAEKEGGTLFRPKMAMDVFFLTRILSKGKKLPGSEGRGVRQIFGTRADLINMYWIYRSRRFFSLTPEEALGLTLPVRYKLNFDTLTSFAFAPEVPSMVKLLRESPYGEAFRTSGGDEVPEVGEMALEHNLYRILWRTASAIFRSGSAGVHVVLAYLTLRELEVKDLFTIIEDVRYHYDRKKAREFLIHPTAAAFAGKEREVEPSWL
- a CDS encoding V-type ATP synthase subunit E, giving the protein MTGSIAGDGRNYEVRNPEKLVSLKNLILKKADDEREALLESARQEAASWLAEQSAALDHMVEQIHTEAMKRAEEISKRQISGAETALTKERLRLQNSLLEEAVGMLQKELTALRIHPSYPAVLAGLALEAAEKLPAGTEVKIQLASEDEALGEPLAARLREKRPDLSFSFDPNPAPILGGVWLSAPDGSWRSPADWREVIAEVKDSLAERILSIL